Within Oncorhynchus keta strain PuntledgeMale-10-30-2019 chromosome 30, Oket_V2, whole genome shotgun sequence, the genomic segment gtgtgtgtgtgtgtgtgtgtgtgtgtgtgtgtgtgtgtgtgtgtgtgtgtgtgtgtgtgtgtgtgtgtgtgtgtgtgtgtgtgtgtgtgtgtgtgtgtgtgtgtgtgtgtgtgtgtatgtagcagCAGGCAGCCCTGAACACCTTCATCAGGAAGAAGGCTACGCAACTGGACATTAACACACTGGAGATAAActacacacctctacaacagggtacaacacacctctacaacagggtacaacacaacacacccactacaacagggtacaacacaacactacacacctctacaacagggtacaacacagcacacacctctacaacagggtacaacacaacacaacacacacctctacaacagggtacaaacagcacacacctctacaacagggtacaacacaacacacacctctacctcacacctcatccttatcatttatcgccctccaggttcccttggagagttcatcaatgagcttgatgccttgataagctcctttcctgaggacggctcacctctcacagttctgggcgactttaacctccccacgtctacctttgactcattcctctctgcctccttctttccactcctctcctcttttgacctcaccctctcaccttccccctactcacaagccaggcaatacgcttgacctcatctttactagatgctgttcttccactaacctcattgcaactcccctccaagtttccgaccactaccttgtatccttttccctctcgctctcatccaacacttcccacgctgcccctactcggatggtatcgcgccgtcccaaccttcgctctctctcccccgctactctctcctcttccatcctatcatctcttccctctgctcaaaccttctccaacctatctcctgattctgcctcctcaaccctcctctcctccctttctgcatcctttgactctctatgtcccctatcctccaggccggctctcggtcctcccctcccgctccgtggctcgacgactcattgcaagctcacagaacagggctccgggcagccgagcggaaatggaagaaaactcgcctccctgcggacctggcatcctttcactccctcctctctacattttcctcctctgtctctgctgctaaagccactttctaccattctaaattccaagcatctgcctctaaccctaggaagctatttgccaccttctcctccctcctgaatcccccctcctccctctctgcagatgacttcgtcaaccattttgaaaagaaggtcgacgacatccgatcctcgtttgctaagtcaaacgacaccgctggttctgctcacactgccctaccctatgctctgacctctttctcccctctctctcaagatgaaatctcgcgtcttgtgacggccggccgccaaacaacctgcccgcttgaccctatcccctcctctcttctccagaccatttccggagaccttctcccttacctcacctcgctcatcaactcatccctgaccgctggctacgtcccttccgtcttcaagagagcgagagttgcaccccttctgaaaaaacctacactcgatccctccgatgtcaacaactacagaccagtatcccttctctcttttctctccaaaactcttgagcgtgccgtccttggccagctctaccgctatctctctcagaatgaccttcttgatccaaatcagtcaggtttcaagactagtcattcaactgagactgctcttctctgtatcacggaggcgctccgcactgctaaagctaactctctctcctctgctctcatccttctagacctatcggctgccttcgatactgtgaaccatcagatcctcctctccaccctctccgagttgggcatctccggcgcggcccacgcttggattgcgtcctacctgacaggtcgctcctaccaggtggcgtggcgagaatctgtctcctcaccacgcgctctcaccactggtgtcccccagggctctgttctaggccctctcttattctcgctatacaccaagtcacttggctctgtcataacctcacatggtctctcctatcattgctatgcagacgacacacaattaatcttctcctttcccccttctgatgaccaggtggcgaatcgcatctctgcatgtctggcagacatatcagtgtggatgacggatcaccacctcaagctgaacctcagcaagacggagctcctcttcctcccgggaaggactgcccgttccatgatctcgccatcacggttgacaactccactgtgtcctcctcccagagcgctaagaaccttggcgtgatcctggacaacaccctgtcgttctcaactaacatcaaggcggtgtcccgttcctgtaggttcatgctctacaacatccgcagagtacgaccctgcctcacacaggaagcggcgcaggtcctaatccaggcacttgtcatctcctgtcttgattactgcaactagctgttggctgggctccctgcctgtgccattaaacccctacaactcatccagaacgccgcagcccgtctggtgttcaaccttcccaagttctctcacgtcaccccgctcctccgctctctccactggcttccagttgaagctcgcatccgctacaagaccatggtgcttgcctacggagctgtgaggggaacggcacctcagtacctccaggctctgatcaggccctacacccaaacaagggcactgcgttcatccacctctggcctgctcgcctccctaccactgaggaagtacagttcccgctcagcccagtcaaaactgttcgctgctctggcccccaatggtggaacaaactccctcacgacgccaggacagcggagtcaatcaccaccttccggagacacctgaaaccccacctcttcaaggaatacctaggatagggtaagtaatccttctcacccccctaaaagatttagatgcactattgtaaagtggctgttccactggatgtcataaggtgtatgcaccaatttgtaagtggctctggataagagcgtctgctaaatgacttaaatgtaaatgtaaatgtacaacagggtacaacacacctcaacaacagggtacaacacaacacacacctctacaacagggtaaaactcaacacacacctctacaacagagTAAAACACAGcacacacctctacaacagggtacaacacagcacacacctctacaacagggtacaacacacctctacaacagggtacaacacacctctacaacagggtacaacacagcacacacctctacaacagggtacaacacaccacacacctctacaacagggtgcaacacacctctacaacagggtacaacacaacacacacctctacaacagggtacaacacaccacacacctctacaacagggtacaacacacctctacaacagggtacaacacaacacacacctctacaacagggtacaacacagcacacacctctacaacagggtacaacacctctacaacagggtacaacacagcacacacctctacaacagggtacaacacagcacacacctctacaacagggtacaacacctctacaacagggtacaacacagcacacacctctacaacagggtacaacacagcacacacctctacaacagggtacaactcaacacacacctctacaacagggtacaacacagcacacacctctacaacagggtacaacacagcacacacctctacaacagggtactacacacctctacaacagggtacaacacaacacacacctctacaacagggtacaacacagcacacacctctacaacagggtacaacacaacacacacctctacaacagggtactacacacctctacaacagggtacaacacagcacacacctctacaacagggtacaacacagcACACACCTCTAAAACAGGGTACAACACAGcacacacctctacaacagggtacaacacacctctacaacagggtacaacacagcacacacctctacaacagggtacaacacagcacacacctctacacacctctacaacagggtacaacacaacacacacctctacaacagggtactacacacctctacaacagggtacaacacagcacacacctctacaacagggtacaacacagcACACACCTCTAAAACAGGGTACAACACAGcacacacctctacaacagggtacaacacacctctacaacagggtacaacacagcacacacctctacaacagggtacaacacaacacacacctctacaacagggtaaaactcaacacacacctctacaacagagTAAAACtcaacacacacctctacaacagggtacaacacaacacctctacaacagggtacaacacagcacacacctctacaacagggtacaacacagcacacacctctacaacagggtacaacacacctctacaacagggtacaacacagcacacacctctacaacagggtacaacaccacacacacctctacaacagggtacaacaccacacacacctctacaacagggtacaacacagcacacacctctacaacagggtACTACACACACGGTACCATCCAGACTGCTCATAGTATGTGTGTTCTTTTCTGTTTTGGTTCTGTAGCTGCTGCCATGTTATTATAATCCGTTTCTGTCCTTATGTTCTTGTACACTTAACCGGCTCTCTTAACTGCAAACAATCCCAAGAAGCAGAAGCCCTATGGGAACAGAATGTCCCTCATTTAGGTAAATCAGTCTGTGTTTTGGTGTTGGAGGACGCCGTGGGAGAATCTCATTTACATACTCCTCAcgtcctctctatttctctaaaccgattggaggagaaggtcagaggggatggacctctggctttctcatccaatgggctTTGACGAGGTAAGGAGAGAGGATGCCAGGAGTATGTAAATGAGATTCTCCCAGTGTGCAATTTGGGTGAGCTGCTGAGGAGCCTCCACAAGACCTCTGACCCCCAGCAGGGAGTCACAGCAACCTGGGGTTACCTTGGAGACGGAACAGGAATCTGGATGTAACCTGCCAACAGAATGTCAATAAAGAATTACCCTGAAGGCCCAGAATGTTAACCTGACGACTTCTTGATGACAGTACAAGAACTGAGCTGAAGGTACCTTCATACTGGCACTATACAACATGCGGACCTATCTGAaatattccccatatagtgcactacttctgatcagagccctgtgtgtgaccctgtattATAATGAGGTTCACCTTCGTCTAGAAGAAAATACAATTCCAACTGCAGTACAAAACAGCCATTTATTTTTGAATTCTTGTTTTAAAGTTTCACATTACAACACTGTTAAAAGCAAACAAGCGTCATGGTTTTCTCAGTCCTTGACCACCCCTTCCTTATGTGTTCAGTAAACATTAGAACAACTTCCTGGGTTATACGCTGCAACAATAAAACCCTCTTTCATATCATCACAAACAGTTACAACACAGTCATTATAGCTCAGCCAGGGAAAGTGTTCATGCAATGTAAACATACTAAATACAGAGTAACAAGTACATTCAGTCAGTTTTACATTTATAATGCCTGAACCAATCACAACAtgggtacagctacagtataatgGTTTGTATTATTGCATATAACATGGTTACGGTCTATTAAACCTTAACCAATTACATTTCAACACTTTAGCACCATTAAAAAACACTTAGGATAATGAAGTTAATACTAAATGCAGGTTCCATGGCATGGAGAAGGTTATGAAGATGTGTTTTACTGAAATGTAGcaatatgaggtgtgtgtgtgtctactcgtCAGGCTTCCTCTTGGGTTTCTTGGGGTTGCGGGAGCGACTCTTGGCCTTACACAGTGGACAGATAGGAGCGTTACGATGGATCTGCTGGTGGCATGACAgacaggcctggagagaggacagagatgttATAGTGTGTCATTACTATGTCCATACACAAGTCAGTACAGTGTCATTATTGTGTAGGTACAGATGGGTGGAGGAGGGTGTGTACCTACATAGGAGGGTGTGTACCTTCATAGTAGGGTGTGTACCTTCATAGGGGGGTGTGTACCTTCATAGGGGGGTGTGTACCTTCATAGGAGGGTGTGTACCTTCATAGTAGGGTGTGTACCTTCATAGGGGGGTGTGTACCTTCATAGGGGGGTGTGTACCTTCATAGGGGGTGTGTACCTTCATAGGAGGGTGTGTACTGTGTACCTTCATAGGAGGGTGGGTACTATGGACCTTCATAGGAAGGTGTGTACTGTGTACCTTCATAGGGGGGTGTGTACCTTCATAGGAGGGTGTGTACTGTGTACCTTCATAGGAGGGTGTGTACTGTGTACCTTCATAGGAGGGTGTGTACTGTGTACCTTCATAGGAGGGTGTGTACCTTCATAGGAGGGTGGGTACTATGGACCTTCATAGGGGGTGTGGACCTTCATAGGAGGGTGTGTACTATGGACCTTCATAGGAGGGTGTGTACTATGGACCTTCATAGGAGGGTGTGTACTGTGTACCTTCATGGGAGGGTGTGTATTGTGTATCTTCATGGGAGGGTGTGTATTGTGTACCTTCATGGGAGGGTGTGTATTGTGTACCTTCATGGGAGGGTGTGTATTGTGTATCTTCATGGGAGGGTGTGTATTGTGTACCTTCATGGGAGGGTGTGTATTGTGTATCTTCATGGGAGGGTGTGTATTGTGTACCTTCATGGGAGGGTGTGTATTGTGTACCTTCATGGGAGGGTGTGTATTGTGTATCTTCATGGGAGGGTGTGTATTGTGTACCTTCATGGGAGGGTGTGTATTGTGTACCTTCATGGGAGGGTGTGTATTGTGTATCTTCATGGGAGGGTGTGTATTGTGTACCTTCATGGGAGGGTGTGTATTGTGTATCTTCATGGGAGGGTGTGTATTGTGTACCTTCATGGGAGGGTGTGTATTGTGTATCTTCATGGGAGGGTGTGTACTGTGTATCTTCATGGGAGGGTGTGTATTGTGTACCTTCATGGGAGGGTGTGTATTGTGTATCTTCATGGGAGGGTGTGTATTGTGTATCTTCATGGGAGGGTGTGTATTGTGTACCTTCATGGGAGGGTGTGTATTGTGTATCTTCATGGGAGGGTGTGTACTATGGACCTTCATAGGAGGGTGTGTATTGTGTACCTTCATGGGAGGGTGTGTATTGTGTACCTTCATGGGAGGGTGTGTATTGTGTATCTTCATGGGAGGGTGTGTACTATGGACCTTCATAGGAGGGTGTGTATTGTGTACCTTCATGGGAGGGTGTGTATTGTGTACCTTCATGGGAGGGTGTGTATTGTGTATCTTCATGGGAGGGTGTGTATTGTGTACCTTCATGGGAGGGTGTGTATTGTGTACCTTCATGGGAGGGTGTGTATTGTGCAAGGCAAACACAACTCTGGACAGTTATCTGACTGTGTTGAGGTGCAGAGTATCTTCATGGGAGGGTGTGTATTGTGTATCTTCATGGGAGGGTGTGTATTGTGTACCTTCATGGGAGGGTGTGTATTGTGTATCTTCATGGGAGGGTGTGTACTATGGACCTTCATAGGAGGGTGTGTATTGTGTACCTTCATAGGAGGGTGTGTATTGTGTACCTTCATGGGAGGGTGTGTATTGTGTATCTTCATGGGAGGGTGTGTATTGTGTACCTTCATGGGAGGGTGTGTATTGTGTATCTTCATGGGAGGGTGTGTATTGTGTACCTTCATGGGAGGGTGTGTATTGTGTACCTTCATGGGAGGGGGCTGTTGTCTGAAAGTGGCAGTCTGGCGGGCGTCTTGTTTCCGGGAGACCTGGAGTTGTTGGGCCGCAGCAGCCGCTGCTGCAAGGGATTCTGGGATTGTGGGCTCATGAGGCTCCTTCTGCCACTCTGCCTTCTGTTTCTCAAAGTAACTATGGCAACAGATAGAAGATAGCACAGAGAACAAgttgatgtgtgtgtgagggcctgtgcgaccgtgtgtgtgtgtatagtaagTGTACTGACTCCAGAGAGAGTTTCTCCTCCTCTTCGTTGAGGTTGGGAAGTCTGTGAAGGCCCAGGGTCATCCTCAGGGCGTCTACATGTTCCTTCAGGGGTTTGTAGTCATCATGGAGCCTCCGCGTCGTCTCCAGTAGCTTGTTCAGGTCGTTCTCTGACTGCTTTATAGTGCTCTCCAtctggggaggagaaggagagaggtggaaggggagaggagaaggagagaatgggagagagaaggaagaaggagagaatgggagagagaaggaagaaggagaggaggagaggagaaggagagaatgggagagagaaggaagaaggagagaatgggagagagaaggaaggagagaatgggggagaggagaaggagagaaaaggtagaaggagagaatgggagagagaaggaaggagaagaggagaaggagagagatggaaggggagaggagaaggagagaatgggagagagaaggaagaaggagaggagtaggagagagatggaaggggagaggagaaggagagaatgggagagagaaggaagaaggagagaatgggagagagaaggaagaaggagaggagaaggagagagatggaaggggagaggagaaggagagaatgggagagagaaggaagaagaagaggagaaggagagagatggaagggtagaggagaaggagagagatggaaggggagaatgggggagaggagaaggagagaatgggagagagaaggaagaagaagaggagaaggagagagatggaaggggagaggagaaggagagaataggggagaggaggagagaatgggagagagaaggaaggagaagaggagaaggagagagatggaagg encodes:
- the LOC118372982 gene encoding zinc finger C4H2 domain-containing protein-like isoform X2 yields the protein MGDEQDIMCKLENIMEIRNKTVQMQKIKSRLKSEFESLESEEKHLKEYKQEMDLLMQEKMAHVEELRLIHADINVMESTIKQSENDLNKLLETTRRLHDDYKPLKEHVDALRMTLGLHRLPNLNEEEEKLSLDYFEKQKAEWQKEPHEPTIPESLAAAAAAAQQLQVSRKQDARQTATFRQQPPPMKACLSCHQQIHRNAPICPLCKAKSRSRNPKKPKRKPDE
- the LOC118372982 gene encoding zinc finger C4H2 domain-containing protein-like isoform X1: MGDEQDIMCKLENIMEIRNKTVQMQKIKSRLKSEFESLESEEKHLKEYKQEMDLLMQEKMAHVEELRLIHADINVMESTIKQSENDLNKLLETTRRLHDDYKPLKEHVDALRMTLGLHRLPNLNEEEEKLSLDYFEKQKAEWQKEPHEPTIPESLAAAAAAAQQLQVSRKQDARQTATFRQQPPPMKVHNTHPPMKACLSCHQQIHRNAPICPLCKAKSRSRNPKKPKRKPDE
- the LOC118372982 gene encoding zinc finger C4H2 domain-containing protein-like isoform X3, which gives rise to MQKIKSRLKSEFESLESEEKHLKEYKQEMDLLMQEKMAHVEELRLIHADINVMESTIKQSENDLNKLLETTRRLHDDYKPLKEHVDALRMTLGLHRLPNLNEEEEKLSLDYFEKQKAEWQKEPHEPTIPESLAAAAAAAQQLQVSRKQDARQTATFRQQPPPMKVHNTHPPMKACLSCHQQIHRNAPICPLCKAKSRSRNPKKPKRKPDE